A region from the Candidatus Electrothrix scaldis genome encodes:
- a CDS encoding DEAD/DEAH box helicase, translating to MSTTQKISSDLEAKYLALDPPQKAMVRILAINVEPCATKRVLNCLKDLGFTCHATNAPYRAQDVQPLLKELVSKGLLDKSNKGLACPDSIRQTVVRDCLAHNEFSRIAEAVQTHMMDGRAPYQTYLTHYKQYARSMQMALFHGNSIEEVYSVLDKVDRYLPDTPPEESIFLHLLARPFSPQVIEAIKPEMRLSVLGLLLHATKIRLEPAGELIDYIQSSFGDSLYNKPESISLIDYFLLCGKTDNARALIEKLPQKGELERLSRTGWLSFLNGQYEEARTYFAENLQLFKKMSRKKKVFFQNEVGLIHLLSLLEGNDSTLLHQGIEYIDIVIKNHYRYAPLAETMKSVFQQQLGLDDTDTYRGALNIFDDNPLQFLIFMLILSWTDKAKVKGENAYLADIRDKAKKNGYLWLAAELSSLLAELNINKNSNTNQAKELHSSCGTTTCIGLVRKVPQWEKKLNGLLSLSDPSISQPVSAEQRLIWLFKYRPHSHSCSLTPKLQKITKKGTWTKGRQVGLKNLHNNHLTLDGLTDQDHRICQAIHQEYYSSGWYGYSSEYEFNYDQALPALVGHPLLFLEDKPDIQVELVLSEPKLEINEEKGKLRLALSPPPPSAQDETTKLIKDTPTRFKLYRFTEQHREIGKYLGKGMSIPKSGAKKAQQVVESLSSMVTVLSDLDGATEAETREADSRPHAHILPCHDGVQVEFLVKPCGDEGSSFRAGRGSKNVLTEIDGKKIQTVRDFAEEKKQLNDIISACPTLNRIKPVDNQWQVEDPEYALELLLELKNCDEALILEWPQGEKFSVRKETPSTAFSLQIKKERDWFKATGSLEINDELSLDLQKLLSMLDQGTGRFIQLDDGTFLSITKALRKRLEDLAAFSEKHGKGVRFSPLAALALDDLTEEAGQVKSDKAWKQHCKQLKEVVQPEVPGTLQAGLRDYQKQGFHWLAQLSHWEVGGCLADDMGLGKTVQALAAILLRAAQGPTLVVAPLSVTSNWVEEARRFAPTLNVLLFGSGNRQEMIDNLQPFDLVIVSYGLLPLEAELLTEPDWQTVVLDEAQAIKNMQTKRSKAAMQLKAQFRLITTGTPVENHLGELWTLFHFLNPGLLGPFKRFQERFAGPIERDQDGAARSRLRKLIRPFILRRLKSDVLQELPPKTEINLEVEMSKDELVLYEAQRIKALENISNHADDEGAGQQHLRILAEIMKLRRLCCNPSLVLPDCGISSSKLKVFADTLEELLSNNHKALIFSQFVDHLQIIREFLETKGISYQYLDGSTPVKKRKERIASFQNGEGDVFLISLKAGGAGLNLTAADYVIHMDPWWNPAVEDQASDRAHRIGQERPVTVYRLVVKDSIEEQIVALHKEKRDLADSLLEGTDSAGKISAKELLGLLQGHQ from the coding sequence ATGAGCACCACACAAAAAATATCCTCAGACCTGGAAGCAAAGTATCTGGCCTTAGATCCTCCTCAAAAGGCTATGGTGCGTATCCTTGCAATTAATGTTGAACCTTGTGCAACAAAACGAGTGCTCAACTGTTTAAAGGATCTTGGCTTCACCTGCCATGCAACCAATGCACCATATCGGGCACAGGATGTTCAACCTCTCTTGAAAGAGTTGGTCAGCAAGGGCCTGTTAGACAAATCCAATAAGGGACTTGCATGCCCTGATTCCATCCGTCAGACGGTGGTGCGGGATTGCTTAGCTCATAACGAGTTCTCTCGCATTGCTGAGGCGGTTCAGACCCATATGATGGATGGCCGAGCTCCTTACCAGACTTATTTAACTCACTATAAACAGTACGCCCGCAGCATGCAGATGGCCCTGTTTCATGGGAATTCTATAGAGGAAGTCTATTCTGTGCTTGATAAGGTTGACAGGTATCTTCCCGATACCCCTCCTGAAGAGAGTATCTTTCTCCACCTGCTGGCCCGACCTTTTTCTCCCCAGGTCATTGAAGCAATCAAGCCTGAAATGCGCCTTTCGGTTCTTGGCCTTCTGCTCCATGCCACTAAAATTCGTCTGGAACCAGCAGGAGAACTCATTGACTATATACAGAGTTCCTTTGGTGATTCGCTCTATAATAAACCAGAATCAATCAGCCTTATTGATTATTTCCTCCTCTGCGGCAAGACGGATAATGCTCGCGCATTGATTGAAAAATTACCACAAAAAGGGGAGCTGGAACGACTCAGTCGCACAGGCTGGCTCAGTTTTCTCAACGGACAATACGAAGAGGCTCGGACGTATTTTGCGGAAAACCTCCAGCTGTTCAAGAAAATGAGTCGAAAGAAAAAGGTCTTTTTTCAAAATGAAGTGGGCCTGATTCATCTGCTCAGCCTCTTAGAGGGGAATGACAGCACCCTGCTCCACCAGGGCATTGAATATATTGATATCGTCATAAAAAACCATTACCGCTATGCCCCCTTAGCAGAGACAATGAAGTCGGTATTTCAACAGCAACTCGGGCTGGATGATACTGACACATACCGAGGTGCCCTGAATATCTTTGATGACAACCCGCTTCAATTCCTCATTTTCATGCTCATTCTATCCTGGACTGACAAGGCCAAGGTGAAAGGCGAAAACGCATATCTTGCTGACATCAGGGACAAGGCAAAAAAAAATGGCTATCTCTGGCTGGCTGCTGAATTATCTTCTCTCCTGGCAGAATTGAATATCAACAAGAACAGCAATACGAATCAGGCCAAAGAACTGCATAGTTCCTGCGGCACAACAACCTGTATCGGACTCGTCAGGAAGGTCCCCCAGTGGGAGAAAAAACTCAATGGATTACTCTCTCTAAGCGATCCAAGTATATCTCAGCCTGTTTCGGCAGAACAACGCTTGATTTGGTTATTTAAATATCGCCCGCATTCACACAGCTGCTCCCTGACCCCTAAGCTACAAAAAATAACTAAAAAGGGAACCTGGACCAAAGGACGCCAAGTAGGACTCAAAAATCTGCATAACAATCATCTCACGTTGGATGGACTGACAGATCAGGACCATCGAATATGCCAGGCAATCCATCAGGAATACTATTCTTCTGGCTGGTATGGCTATTCCAGTGAATATGAATTTAATTATGACCAGGCCCTGCCAGCTTTAGTCGGACATCCCCTGCTTTTCCTTGAAGACAAGCCCGATATCCAGGTGGAACTGGTTCTGTCTGAACCAAAACTAGAGATCAATGAGGAAAAGGGAAAGTTGCGCCTCGCCCTTTCTCCTCCTCCCCCTTCTGCACAGGATGAGACGACAAAGCTGATTAAAGATACGCCGACACGTTTCAAACTCTACCGCTTTACTGAGCAACACCGAGAAATTGGGAAATACCTTGGCAAGGGCATGAGCATCCCAAAGTCCGGGGCTAAAAAGGCCCAGCAGGTTGTTGAATCACTCTCCTCTATGGTCACGGTTCTCTCCGACCTTGATGGCGCCACCGAAGCTGAAACCCGCGAGGCTGATTCCCGGCCCCATGCCCATATCCTCCCCTGTCATGATGGGGTGCAGGTTGAATTTCTGGTCAAACCCTGTGGTGATGAAGGGTCTAGCTTCAGGGCTGGCCGAGGCAGCAAAAATGTCCTGACCGAGATTGACGGGAAAAAGATCCAGACCGTCCGTGATTTTGCAGAAGAAAAAAAGCAGCTTAATGATATAATCTCTGCCTGCCCCACATTGAATCGTATCAAACCTGTGGATAATCAATGGCAGGTTGAAGACCCCGAATATGCTCTGGAACTCCTTCTGGAGTTGAAGAACTGCGACGAGGCCCTGATCCTAGAATGGCCCCAGGGCGAGAAATTCTCTGTCCGCAAAGAGACACCTTCCACGGCCTTTTCCCTCCAGATTAAAAAAGAACGGGACTGGTTCAAGGCCACCGGCTCTCTGGAGATTAACGACGAACTTTCCCTGGATCTGCAAAAGCTCCTCAGTATGCTTGACCAGGGGACAGGCCGCTTTATTCAGCTGGACGATGGCACCTTTCTCAGCATCACCAAGGCCCTGCGTAAACGCCTGGAGGATCTGGCTGCCTTTTCCGAAAAACACGGGAAAGGGGTGCGTTTTTCTCCCCTTGCAGCCCTGGCCCTGGATGATCTCACCGAGGAAGCGGGTCAGGTTAAATCTGACAAGGCATGGAAACAGCATTGCAAACAGCTCAAGGAAGTAGTCCAACCCGAGGTCCCGGGTACCTTGCAGGCCGGGTTGCGAGACTACCAGAAACAGGGCTTTCACTGGCTGGCGCAGCTCTCCCATTGGGAGGTAGGTGGCTGTCTGGCCGATGACATGGGCCTGGGAAAGACCGTGCAGGCCCTAGCAGCAATCCTGCTTCGGGCAGCCCAGGGACCAACCCTGGTGGTTGCACCCTTATCGGTGACCTCCAACTGGGTGGAAGAGGCCCGGCGCTTTGCTCCAACCCTGAACGTGCTTCTGTTTGGATCTGGTAACCGCCAAGAGATGATTGATAATCTCCAGCCCTTTGACCTGGTGATTGTCAGCTATGGTTTGCTCCCCCTGGAGGCAGAGCTCCTGACTGAGCCGGACTGGCAGACCGTAGTTCTGGACGAGGCCCAGGCCATTAAGAACATGCAGACCAAGCGCTCTAAGGCAGCTATGCAGCTCAAGGCACAATTTCGCCTGATCACCACAGGTACGCCCGTAGAGAACCATCTCGGCGAACTCTGGACTCTGTTCCATTTCCTCAATCCTGGGCTGCTCGGCCCCTTTAAGCGTTTTCAAGAAAGATTTGCAGGCCCCATCGAACGGGACCAGGATGGCGCAGCCCGCAGTCGACTTCGTAAGCTCATCCGCCCCTTTATTCTCCGCCGCCTGAAAAGCGATGTTCTCCAGGAGTTACCGCCCAAGACTGAAATCAATCTTGAGGTGGAAATGAGTAAGGATGAGTTGGTGCTCTACGAGGCCCAGCGCATCAAGGCCCTGGAAAACATCAGCAATCATGCTGATGATGAGGGTGCAGGCCAGCAGCATCTCCGTATCCTGGCCGAGATCATGAAGCTGCGTCGCCTCTGCTGTAATCCCTCCTTAGTCCTGCCGGACTGCGGGATCAGTAGCTCTAAGCTGAAGGTCTTTGCCGACACCCTGGAAGAGTTGCTCTCTAATAACCACAAGGCACTGATCTTTAGCCAGTTTGTCGATCATCTCCAGATCATTAGGGAGTTCCTTGAGACAAAGGGAATCAGCTACCAGTACCTTGATGGCTCCACCCCGGTGAAAAAGAGAAAGGAGAGGATCGCCAGTTTTCAGAATGGTGAAGGGGATGTCTTTCTGATCAGCCTCAAGGCTGGCGGGGCTGGCCTCAACCTGACAGCAGCAGATTATGTCATCCATATGGATCCCTGGTGGAACCCGGCTGTGGAAGATCAGGCATCAGACCGTGCGCACAGGATTGGACAGGAGCGGCCAGTCACGGTTTATCGGTTGGTGGTGAAGGATTCCATAGAGGAGCAGATTGTGGCCCTGCATAAGGAGAAAAGGGATCTGGCAGACAGCCTGCTGGAGGGCACGGATTCCGCTGGCAAGATTTCTGCCAAGGAGTTGTTGGGCTTGTTGCAGGGGCATCAGTGA